In Fibrobacter sp. UWH6, a single genomic region encodes these proteins:
- a CDS encoding UbiX family flavin prenyltransferase: MSRYILGVTGASGAIYATRTAMHLKKLGHHVTALVTSPGREVVAYEGQESLYDYCDELPDVNDFFAECASGSADYAGMVVVPCSMGTLGRMAAGTSDNLLVRSADVCLKERRPLIVVPREMPYNLIHLENMERLTRAGAVVIAASPQFYSKPTTMEELVDTVVAKILKHLGEETKIVEPWKKVDVK; the protein is encoded by the coding sequence GTGAGCCGTTATATTCTGGGCGTGACGGGTGCTAGCGGCGCTATCTATGCGACCCGCACTGCAATGCATCTCAAGAAACTGGGGCATCATGTGACGGCCCTGGTGACTTCCCCGGGTCGCGAAGTGGTGGCCTACGAGGGGCAGGAATCTCTGTACGATTACTGCGATGAACTTCCTGACGTGAATGATTTTTTTGCGGAATGTGCCAGCGGTAGCGCCGATTATGCAGGCATGGTAGTGGTGCCCTGTTCCATGGGAACTTTGGGGAGAATGGCGGCAGGTACATCTGACAATTTGTTGGTCCGTTCGGCGGATGTATGCCTGAAGGAACGCCGCCCTCTGATTGTGGTTCCGCGGGAGATGCCCTATAATTTAATCCACCTGGAAAATATGGAACGTCTGACTCGCGCGGGAGCGGTTGTGATTGCCGCGAGCCCCCAGTTCTACAGCAAGCCTACGACGATGGAGGAACTGGTGGATACGGTGGTGGCGAAAATTTTGAAACACCTGGGAGAAGAAACGAAAATTGTAGAACCATGGAAGAAAGTTGATGTTAAATAA
- a CDS encoding ubiquinone/menaquinone biosynthesis methyltransferase has translation MRNPEDKSYVRKMFDEISGRYDFLNHTLSCFQDIRWRRACCKELRKLRPGRRLLDLCGGTGDFAVTYEKFNGTQDVAILGDFSYGMLRGAEGKNTTAVPVQLDAMKMPFGDASFDVVLNGFGMRNLPNADAGLKESARVLSHGGYLQVLEFFAPRNAFNKFFYKVLAPMFIPVMGALFSKHDAYEYLVNSVLHFLPVDEFVKLAEKNGFELVHVKPCFWGVAYRVLLKKVSADGSAAGAVK, from the coding sequence ATGAGAAATCCTGAAGACAAGAGCTACGTTCGCAAGATGTTTGACGAAATTTCGGGGCGTTATGATTTTTTGAATCATACCCTCAGCTGTTTTCAGGATATCCGTTGGCGCAGGGCCTGCTGTAAGGAACTGAGAAAGTTGCGTCCGGGCAGGCGGTTGCTGGACCTGTGCGGCGGTACTGGCGATTTTGCCGTGACCTACGAAAAGTTTAACGGGACTCAGGACGTGGCGATTCTCGGGGACTTTTCTTACGGAATGCTCCGTGGTGCAGAAGGCAAGAATACGACCGCGGTTCCTGTCCAGCTGGATGCCATGAAGATGCCCTTTGGCGATGCTTCCTTCGATGTGGTGCTGAATGGCTTTGGTATGCGAAACTTGCCTAATGCCGATGCCGGCTTGAAGGAATCGGCCCGCGTGCTGAGCCACGGAGGCTACCTGCAGGTGCTTGAGTTTTTCGCTCCGCGGAATGCGTTCAATAAGTTCTTCTATAAAGTTTTGGCGCCTATGTTCATTCCTGTAATGGGGGCGCTGTTCAGCAAGCATGATGCCTATGAATATCTGGTGAATTCCGTGCTGCACTTTTTGCCGGTAGACGAATTTGTGAAGCTGGCCGAAAAGAACGGGTTTGAACTGGTCCATGTGAAGCCCTGCTTTTGGGGCGTTGCCTATCGCGTTCTTCTGAAGAAAGTTTCTGCGGATGGATCTGCGGCGGGGGCGGTCAAGTGA
- a CDS encoding CotH kinase family protein, with protein MNGVIACSDDSASAEDDKKGNTTVIVTPDGDTTTVVIGPSGDTSVVGIDSIRVVTPEGDTIIKLDTAYYPADTTLRWVGNSALVITEIAPVNLDWLDEEGGDPGWVEIYNAGGTEANLKGYTLVENRKNARKWFFGNVVLKPKQFTTVFCDKKNLNEVAGTDTLDRHYRVHTNWKLEKDGGTVYLIDPYYGIRDSVTYPALTGNVSWGIVDGGAWKMFDVPTPEQPNNQSTAYDGYAPTFSFDGAQGGFYNEPVTLNPPSVSGGLSVRCTQDGSIPTKSSQEFNSPIVIDKNTVLRCAAFKDGLLTRQVVTNTYFIGEQVKMPVVSVSVAPEFFTKYYKKTNGGEPDMDKDQMYAPNKAYPDDSGELPVHVEFYAEGSKSSKKAWEIDGGISLMGGWSRMERKKSVAIVMREEYEAGWLEYPLFETRKDKNSKFKGFNLRNNGNRFVADYFADAAGGAILEGSGVDYQRSRQVVVFYNGTYYGIHDMRERYNKNYVETNYGIDAGSVNFIKHLNKTVTASNGTEADYLAMLAFIGGNDMTVPENYEAAKTLIDIGNFADYMIAEMYIHNGDWPDNNVRAWKSPEQPWKFMVYDLDHGFEWDWSVSGFSQSTNMFSWVKKGGKNGCASAANNCFASLYNSLIKNADFKRLFVNHASVMFGTYLNGSNVTEKAKFLANMLDASDVERDMSVEAYKERRNSYAHSFDPYGEKLGPWASERDATVRSEYTSEFGLSGDISLTISANGSGTVLMEGMKLPGNGSYKGKFFGGMNMELTAVATGGAVFSGWSDGSTDNPHIITPTDGMTITANFK; from the coding sequence TTGAATGGAGTTATCGCTTGCTCCGACGATAGTGCATCTGCAGAAGATGATAAGAAAGGTAATACTACCGTAATCGTAACCCCTGATGGTGATACTACGACTGTTGTTATTGGCCCCAGCGGCGATACCAGCGTGGTGGGGATTGATTCTATCCGTGTAGTTACTCCCGAAGGCGATACGATCATTAAGCTAGACACGGCTTACTATCCGGCTGACACGACTCTTCGCTGGGTTGGCAATTCTGCCCTGGTGATTACGGAAATTGCTCCGGTGAACTTGGACTGGCTTGACGAAGAAGGTGGCGACCCGGGTTGGGTTGAAATCTATAACGCTGGCGGAACCGAAGCAAACCTGAAGGGTTATACCCTTGTAGAAAACAGGAAGAATGCCCGTAAGTGGTTCTTTGGTAACGTAGTGTTGAAGCCCAAGCAGTTTACCACCGTATTCTGCGACAAGAAAAACCTGAATGAAGTGGCTGGAACTGATACCCTCGACAGGCATTATCGTGTCCATACCAACTGGAAGTTGGAAAAGGATGGCGGTACCGTATACCTGATTGACCCTTACTATGGAATTCGTGACTCGGTAACTTATCCGGCATTGACGGGTAACGTAAGCTGGGGTATCGTGGATGGTGGCGCCTGGAAGATGTTTGATGTTCCCACTCCGGAACAGCCCAACAACCAGTCTACTGCCTACGATGGCTATGCACCTACATTCTCTTTTGATGGCGCTCAGGGCGGTTTCTATAACGAACCTGTGACATTGAATCCGCCCTCTGTTAGCGGTGGACTTTCTGTGCGCTGCACCCAGGATGGTTCTATTCCCACGAAGAGTTCCCAGGAATTTAATAGCCCCATCGTAATTGACAAGAATACAGTCTTGCGTTGTGCCGCCTTTAAGGATGGTTTGTTGACCAGACAGGTTGTTACCAATACTTACTTTATTGGTGAACAGGTGAAGATGCCTGTGGTGTCTGTGTCCGTAGCCCCGGAATTCTTTACGAAGTACTATAAGAAGACTAACGGTGGCGAACCCGATATGGATAAAGACCAGATGTATGCACCCAACAAGGCTTATCCTGATGATTCTGGTGAACTTCCTGTTCATGTGGAATTCTACGCCGAAGGAAGCAAGTCTAGCAAGAAGGCCTGGGAAATTGATGGTGGTATTTCTCTGATGGGTGGCTGGAGCCGCATGGAACGAAAGAAGTCTGTGGCCATTGTCATGCGTGAAGAATATGAAGCTGGCTGGCTTGAATATCCTTTGTTTGAAACCCGTAAGGATAAGAATAGCAAGTTCAAGGGCTTTAACCTCCGTAACAACGGTAACCGCTTTGTGGCTGACTATTTTGCCGATGCTGCTGGCGGTGCCATCCTTGAAGGCAGTGGCGTTGATTACCAGCGCAGCCGCCAGGTGGTGGTGTTCTACAATGGTACATACTATGGCATCCACGATATGCGTGAACGCTACAACAAGAACTATGTAGAAACAAACTATGGCATCGATGCCGGCTCCGTGAACTTTATTAAGCACCTGAATAAGACTGTAACTGCGAGCAACGGCACCGAAGCTGATTACCTGGCCATGCTGGCCTTTATCGGTGGAAACGACATGACCGTTCCTGAAAATTATGAAGCGGCCAAGACTCTCATCGATATTGGAAACTTTGCCGATTATATGATTGCAGAAATGTACATTCATAATGGTGACTGGCCCGACAATAACGTTCGCGCCTGGAAGTCTCCGGAACAGCCCTGGAAGTTTATGGTCTATGACCTTGACCATGGTTTTGAATGGGATTGGTCTGTTTCTGGTTTCAGCCAGTCTACAAATATGTTCTCCTGGGTAAAGAAGGGTGGCAAGAATGGTTGCGCTTCGGCTGCAAATAATTGCTTCGCCTCTCTGTACAACAGCCTGATCAAGAATGCTGACTTTAAGCGTCTGTTCGTTAACCATGCCTCTGTGATGTTCGGTACCTACCTGAATGGAAGCAATGTGACGGAAAAGGCTAAGTTCCTGGCCAACATGCTTGATGCATCTGACGTTGAAAGGGATATGTCTGTTGAAGCCTATAAGGAAAGAAGAAACAGCTATGCTCACTCCTTCGACCCCTATGGCGAAAAGCTTGGCCCCTGGGCTTCTGAACGTGACGCTACTGTAAGGAGCGAATATACAAGTGAATTTGGTCTTTCTGGAGACATTTCCCTGACTATTTCTGCAAATGGTAGCGGTACTGTGTTGATGGAAGGTATGAAACTTCCGGGCAACGGTTCCTATAAGGGCAAGTTCTTTGGTGGTATGAATATGGAATTGACAGCCGTCGCAACGGGAGGCGCTGTGTTCAGCGGCTGGAGCGACGGTTCTACCGACAATCCCCATATCATTACACCTACCGATGGCATGACCATTACGGCTAACTTCAAGTAA
- a CDS encoding HD domain-containing phosphohydrolase: MTEFDSKQAIESQRILDLLFSYMPKIAAERKMDNLLVLMADLGRSIVSADRCSLWLVDDERDELWTKVAHGVSELRIPKTAGFVGCSVTTGEALLIKDAYLDSRFDSRTDQKTHYHTKSVMTVPLKDSTGQVMGVFQAINKQGGTVDEFSEQDLERLRLTAVYSAKTVESAMLTAELEATQREIIHTLGEASEYRSQETGDHILRVAEISRKLAEYLGLPPDEVERIRLTAPLHDLGKIAVPDAVLNKPGRLTDEEYAVMKTHVDLGYRMLCNSKRKLLRYAADVARSHHERWDGQGYPLGLKGESIPLAARICAVADVLDALSCYRCYKAPWPEEKVKTEFAKMKGSQFQPEIVDALLEHWDDIYSCYRSQNATIDVDAIDYRR; encoded by the coding sequence ATGACGGAGTTTGATTCAAAACAGGCGATAGAATCTCAGAGAATTCTGGATTTGCTGTTCTCTTACATGCCGAAGATCGCGGCTGAACGTAAGATGGACAATTTGCTTGTATTGATGGCCGATCTTGGCCGTTCCATTGTTTCGGCTGACCGTTGCTCCCTTTGGCTTGTGGATGATGAAAGAGACGAACTTTGGACGAAGGTGGCCCATGGTGTCAGCGAACTCCGGATTCCCAAGACTGCAGGCTTTGTAGGCTGTTCCGTAACTACCGGCGAAGCTCTGCTCATTAAGGACGCCTACCTGGACTCCAGGTTTGATAGTCGTACTGACCAGAAAACTCACTACCATACCAAGTCAGTGATGACTGTACCCCTGAAGGATTCTACGGGGCAGGTGATGGGAGTGTTCCAGGCGATTAACAAGCAGGGCGGGACTGTGGATGAATTTTCTGAACAGGACCTGGAACGTCTGAGGCTGACTGCTGTATATTCCGCGAAGACTGTGGAGTCTGCCATGCTGACAGCGGAACTGGAAGCGACCCAGCGTGAAATTATTCATACCTTGGGTGAGGCTTCTGAATACCGTAGCCAGGAAACGGGTGACCACATTTTGCGTGTGGCTGAGATTTCCCGTAAGTTGGCCGAGTATCTCGGACTGCCGCCGGATGAGGTTGAACGAATCCGTCTGACGGCTCCCCTCCATGACTTGGGTAAGATTGCCGTGCCTGACGCTGTGCTGAATAAGCCTGGCCGCCTTACGGATGAAGAATACGCCGTCATGAAGACTCATGTGGATCTCGGCTACAGGATGCTCTGTAATTCTAAGAGAAAGCTGCTGCGCTATGCGGCCGATGTGGCTCGCTCCCATCATGAACGTTGGGACGGACAGGGCTATCCTCTTGGTTTGAAGGGGGAGAGTATTCCTCTGGCTGCTCGTATTTGTGCCGTGGCGGATGTGCTGGATGCCTTGTCATGCTACCGCTGCTATAAGGCCCCGTGGCCTGAAGAAAAGGTGAAGACCGAATTTGCGAAGATGAAGGGTTCCCAGTTCCAGCCGGAAATTGTTGATGCTCTGCTTGAACATTGGGACGATATCTATTCTTGTTACCGTTCCCAGAATGCAACTATTGACGTCGACGCCATTGACTATCGCAGATAA
- a CDS encoding phosphoribosyltransferase family protein — MSIASQVSGFIFGSECLGCGKASGGLDPWLCPECVDELAREMKSYSSPKEGVYCLFPMRSLTRNLVHALKYKSIHGMAAYLVRRSAAVRDGAVGQEFALLPHPLYFVPVPLHRARMRERGYNQAEQIAAALALVTGGQVCRWLKRRTFVMSQTKLSREARERNVMGAFVARLPERLPEGGTVIIVDDVYTTGSTTSACVDALGVDFPLPLKVCTLLYDEPITAVADFVADNRMDWNYR; from the coding sequence ATGAGTATTGCAAGTCAGGTGAGCGGTTTTATTTTCGGTTCGGAATGTCTGGGGTGCGGCAAGGCGTCGGGGGGTCTAGACCCCTGGCTTTGTCCGGAGTGTGTGGATGAACTGGCTAGGGAGATGAAATCCTATTCCAGCCCGAAGGAGGGGGTGTACTGTCTTTTCCCGATGCGGTCGTTGACCCGTAATTTGGTGCATGCCCTGAAGTACAAGAGCATTCATGGGATGGCGGCCTATCTTGTGCGGCGCTCGGCGGCGGTGCGGGACGGCGCTGTGGGACAGGAGTTTGCGCTCTTGCCCCATCCGCTGTATTTTGTGCCGGTGCCTCTTCACAGGGCTCGTATGCGGGAACGCGGGTATAACCAGGCGGAGCAGATTGCCGCGGCTCTTGCCTTGGTGACCGGAGGCCAGGTGTGCCGCTGGCTGAAGAGGCGGACCTTCGTGATGTCGCAGACGAAACTTTCTAGGGAGGCTCGCGAACGTAACGTGATGGGGGCTTTTGTGGCCCGTTTGCCAGAACGGCTGCCTGAGGGTGGAACCGTTATTATTGTGGATGATGTCTACACGACCGGGTCGACGACTTCGGCCTGTGTGGATGCGCTGGGAGTGGATTTCCCGCTGCCCCTTAAGGTGTGTACGCTGCTGTACGATGAACCGATCACGGCCGTGGCTGATTTCGTGGCGGATAATCGAATGGACTGGAATTACCGATAG
- the rodA gene encoding rod shape-determining protein RodA: MISKRFVDHSLKFDWLFIVLVLALMGCGITLVYSATVFEEVPLKDAFWFKQIVYFFCGIIMAGALVFVRIDWLKRAAVPLYVVSLILLAVVLFFAGDVVKGAGRWIDLGVFKLQPSEFAKIAYLLTISYWLSRHPVSLHKVKTFAVPFALFIVPFGLVLKQPDLSTALVFIAVTMVGFFFAGLSFADVFLIVSPLLSVLFSHSQSIQFEVLWGLLICAVVFTLVRRKLPKILTGLFLFANILAGYASTMAWNMLEPHQQKRVNTFLDPMSDPLGDGYQVLQSLTAIGSGGVSGKGFGNGTQTNLAFLPEEHTDFIFSVLGEQFGFVGCAFVLVLYGLFLWRATSICKRSADPFVTLMVMGASTIFLFHILVNIAMTIGLMPVTGLPLPFLSYGGSFALTCMVLVGFLLCLRYQGSRR, encoded by the coding sequence ATGATTTCAAAGCGTTTTGTAGATCATTCCCTTAAGTTTGACTGGCTTTTCATCGTGCTGGTGCTGGCCCTGATGGGTTGCGGCATTACTTTGGTGTATTCTGCGACAGTGTTTGAAGAAGTCCCCCTGAAGGATGCTTTCTGGTTTAAGCAGATTGTTTATTTCTTCTGCGGAATTATTATGGCGGGAGCGTTGGTCTTTGTCCGTATTGACTGGCTGAAGCGTGCGGCGGTTCCGTTGTATGTTGTTTCGCTGATCCTCCTGGCGGTGGTTCTCTTTTTTGCTGGCGATGTGGTGAAGGGTGCGGGTCGCTGGATTGACCTTGGTGTCTTTAAGCTTCAGCCTTCCGAGTTTGCGAAGATTGCCTACCTTCTGACAATTTCCTATTGGCTTTCTAGACATCCCGTCAGCTTGCACAAGGTGAAGACTTTTGCGGTCCCCTTTGCCTTGTTCATTGTGCCTTTTGGCCTTGTGTTGAAGCAGCCGGACTTGAGTACCGCCCTCGTTTTTATTGCGGTGACTATGGTCGGTTTCTTTTTTGCCGGGCTTTCCTTTGCAGATGTTTTCTTGATTGTGAGCCCGCTGCTGTCGGTGTTGTTTTCCCATTCCCAGTCTATACAGTTTGAGGTTCTGTGGGGGCTTCTGATTTGTGCGGTCGTGTTTACCTTGGTTCGTCGGAAATTGCCCAAGATTTTGACGGGGTTGTTCCTTTTTGCAAATATTCTGGCTGGGTATGCAAGTACCATGGCGTGGAATATGCTGGAGCCTCATCAGCAGAAGCGTGTGAATACCTTCCTGGATCCAATGAGTGATCCCCTGGGGGATGGTTATCAGGTGCTGCAGTCCTTGACCGCCATCGGTTCCGGAGGCGTATCCGGTAAGGGTTTTGGTAACGGAACTCAAACCAATTTGGCGTTCCTGCCCGAAGAACATACCGATTTTATTTTTAGTGTTCTTGGGGAACAATTTGGTTTCGTGGGTTGCGCCTTTGTCCTGGTTCTTTATGGTTTGTTCCTGTGGCGTGCCACGTCTATTTGTAAGCGTTCGGCGGATCCGTTCGTGACTTTGATGGTGATGGGAGCTTCTACGATTTTCCTGTTCCATATTCTTGTGAACATCGCCATGACCATAGGCCTTATGCCTGTGACCGGGCTTCCCCTGCCGTTCCTTTCTTATGGTGGGTCTTTTGCCTTGACTTGCATGGTGCTGGTGGGATTTTTGCTTTGCCTGCGTTACCAGGGAAGCCGCCGATAG
- the mrdA gene encoding penicillin-binding protein 2, protein MLNGASENEVVQNRNLHVLIYMAGVVLLFSVLLFRLFSLQYTHYDENLQRSDNNRIRKVELVAERGYIYDRNGEVLVRNRPSYQISLQAVQMPRKKDQRDSVLNRLLRIRDKSGERLFDSLSLDTAFMRSRWIKTRPIRLLEDASPEQVSVIEEHASELPGVVTLIESRREYPYGTLASHVLGYTNEISEDQLKLPEYADYSQGDRIGQKGLEQGYDKEFRGKNGVKLVEVNASGREVGVVSSGGELAPVPGLHLVSTIDLRLQKVAEAAIPDSAKGALVALDPRTGEILAMVSSPRLDPNIFSLKRRERNKGWAHVALDSMRPLTNRAISGTYPPASVFKLVTAGAGLEHGVLTENKYYPKSCTGGYQYGVRYQKCWGTHGGLNVVHAIRLSCDVFFYQAGLEIDMERINEFGRRFGYGEKLLGIDIPGERAGWLPDSASFNVRNKRAGWRWARGLILNLSIGQGQIVTPLQQAVFVGSLATGKGVYRPHFMKELRDDKGNVVRRYEPEVVRPGNMKPYTHRILMNAMDSVVNHPGGTGKRGALPNVRVGAKTGSGEWKKGEKTHAWYAAVAPLDAPEIAVAVIMEAAGGGGSVSGPIAKKVLEAYFENKKLDEGIVEEEP, encoded by the coding sequence ATGCTTAATGGTGCTTCGGAAAATGAGGTTGTGCAGAACAGGAACCTCCATGTATTGATTTACATGGCTGGTGTGGTGTTGCTGTTCTCGGTTTTGCTTTTCCGACTGTTTTCGTTGCAGTATACCCACTACGATGAAAATTTGCAGCGTTCCGATAACAACCGTATCCGTAAGGTGGAACTGGTTGCGGAACGCGGTTACATTTACGACCGCAACGGTGAAGTTCTTGTTAGAAATCGTCCGTCGTATCAGATTTCGTTGCAGGCGGTGCAGATGCCCCGCAAGAAGGATCAGCGCGATTCTGTCTTGAATCGTCTGCTGAGAATTCGAGACAAGTCAGGCGAACGTCTTTTCGACTCCCTTTCGCTGGATACGGCGTTTATGAGGTCCCGCTGGATTAAGACCCGCCCCATCCGTTTGCTGGAAGACGCCTCGCCGGAACAGGTTTCTGTGATTGAGGAGCATGCGTCGGAATTGCCTGGCGTGGTGACCTTGATTGAATCCCGCCGTGAATACCCCTATGGAACGTTGGCTTCCCATGTGCTGGGGTATACCAACGAAATTTCTGAAGATCAGCTGAAGTTGCCTGAATACGCCGATTATTCCCAGGGTGACCGTATTGGTCAGAAAGGGCTTGAACAGGGGTATGATAAGGAATTCCGTGGAAAGAACGGTGTAAAGCTTGTTGAGGTGAACGCTTCTGGTCGAGAGGTGGGCGTTGTGTCTAGTGGTGGTGAGCTGGCTCCCGTACCTGGACTGCACCTGGTTTCTACCATTGACTTGCGTTTGCAGAAGGTGGCTGAAGCCGCCATTCCCGATAGCGCCAAGGGGGCCCTGGTGGCCCTTGATCCCAGAACTGGCGAAATTCTTGCCATGGTCAGTTCTCCGCGACTGGACCCGAACATTTTCTCGTTGAAGCGTCGCGAACGTAACAAGGGCTGGGCTCATGTGGCTCTGGACTCTATGCGACCCTTGACTAATCGTGCCATTTCTGGTACGTATCCGCCGGCTTCTGTCTTTAAGCTGGTGACGGCTGGGGCGGGGCTTGAACATGGTGTTTTGACAGAGAACAAGTATTACCCGAAATCCTGTACGGGTGGGTATCAGTATGGCGTCCGCTATCAGAAGTGCTGGGGAACTCATGGTGGCCTGAATGTGGTTCATGCCATCCGTCTTTCCTGTGACGTATTCTTCTACCAGGCTGGTTTGGAAATCGACATGGAGCGTATTAACGAATTTGGCCGACGTTTTGGTTATGGTGAAAAGCTGCTGGGTATTGATATTCCCGGAGAACGTGCTGGCTGGCTTCCGGATTCGGCTTCCTTCAACGTTCGTAACAAGAGGGCTGGCTGGCGTTGGGCTCGCGGCTTGATTTTGAACTTGTCTATCGGTCAGGGCCAGATTGTGACTCCGCTTCAGCAGGCTGTTTTTGTGGGCTCCCTGGCTACGGGAAAGGGCGTCTATAGGCCTCACTTTATGAAGGAACTGCGGGACGACAAGGGTAACGTGGTGCGCCGTTATGAGCCTGAGGTTGTTCGCCCGGGCAACATGAAGCCTTACACTCATCGCATTTTGATGAACGCCATGGATTCTGTGGTGAACCATCCCGGTGGAACGGGTAAGCGAGGCGCTCTTCCTAATGTTCGCGTGGGTGCGAAGACTGGCTCTGGCGAATGGAAGAAGGGCGAGAAGACTCATGCCTGGTATGCGGCGGTTGCCCCTCTGGATGCCCCGGAAATTGCTGTGGCTGTCATTATGGAAGCTGCAGGCGGCGGTGGTTCCGTTTCTGGACCTATAGCCAAGAAGGTCTTGGAAGCTTACTTTGAAAACAAGAAGCTCGATGAAGGAATTGTGGAGGAGGAACCATGA
- the mreD gene encoding rod shape-determining protein MreD — translation MKNLRWFSLLILFVVTFAFQITVADWLSIFDVGPDFVIIFIVAVAIKCGPAAGCFWGFLAGFTQDVYAPIEWLGAHTISMTVIGFVVGQLEERFLSLNMPAKIGVLGLSCLICDGIYFAITGLSKEIVTNLFLTFSLPGCAYTMLIGSILFYLDVGKKKKHA, via the coding sequence ATGAAGAACCTTAGGTGGTTTAGTCTCCTGATCCTTTTCGTGGTTACGTTCGCTTTCCAGATTACGGTGGCGGACTGGCTTTCCATTTTTGACGTGGGTCCGGATTTTGTCATCATCTTTATTGTGGCTGTGGCTATTAAGTGCGGTCCCGCTGCAGGTTGTTTCTGGGGATTCCTTGCCGGTTTCACTCAGGATGTGTACGCTCCCATTGAATGGCTTGGTGCTCATACCATTTCAATGACGGTTATCGGCTTTGTGGTTGGACAGCTGGAAGAACGATTCCTGTCTTTGAACATGCCTGCAAAGATTGGCGTGCTTGGACTTTCGTGCTTGATTTGTGACGGTATTTATTTTGCCATTACCGGACTCTCGAAGGAAATCGTTACGAATTTGTTCTTGACGTTCTCCTTGCCGGGTTGCGCTTATACCATGCTGATTGGTAGCATTTTGTTCTACCTGGATGTAGGCAAGAAGAAAAAGCATGCTTAA
- the mreC gene encoding rod shape-determining protein MreC: MLRAFRFIIDLFTQRHGVVAFAFFLALGLLMRQSPNSVRQSVVSSALGSVFYPAQLAVSSVNAYRSLADENAQLKSENARLRQETYHAREGLQELARLHTLVRFDDKWDFPIVTSRVVGHNPGRFLTTLVVNRGSKHGVKENMPVFSMNGLVGKITKASITHSRVQLLVDPNLKLSVMERRTRVVGFLESMDGHVLTAMVPAHAGVSVGDTLVTSGLGGIFPKGIPVGTVKQVRKSDLDVMRQMDVEPFQEFSTLEEVFVMEKDPDWEIKELLDEEP, encoded by the coding sequence ATGCTTAGGGCTTTTCGCTTTATTATCGACTTGTTCACTCAAAGGCATGGCGTTGTCGCCTTTGCCTTTTTTCTCGCTTTGGGGCTGCTGATGAGGCAGTCTCCCAATTCGGTGCGTCAGAGTGTCGTTTCGTCTGCATTAGGTTCTGTATTCTATCCGGCTCAGCTGGCTGTGTCTTCTGTGAACGCCTATCGTTCCCTGGCAGACGAAAATGCCCAGCTGAAATCGGAAAATGCAAGGCTCCGTCAGGAGACCTACCATGCCCGCGAAGGCCTGCAGGAGTTGGCCCGACTGCATACGCTGGTTCGGTTTGACGACAAGTGGGACTTCCCGATCGTGACATCCCGCGTGGTGGGGCATAATCCGGGGCGTTTCCTTACGACTCTGGTGGTGAACCGTGGAAGCAAGCATGGCGTAAAGGAGAACATGCCTGTGTTCTCTATGAATGGACTTGTGGGTAAGATAACCAAGGCTTCGATTACGCATTCAAGAGTTCAGTTGCTTGTAGATCCAAACCTTAAGTTGTCTGTAATGGAGCGCCGCACCCGCGTCGTGGGCTTCCTGGAATCCATGGATGGCCATGTGCTTACGGCCATGGTGCCTGCCCATGCTGGCGTCAGTGTTGGCGATACTTTGGTCACATCGGGCCTTGGCGGTATCTTTCCTAAGGGGATTCCCGTGGGGACGGTTAAGCAGGTTAGAAAGTCTGACCTGGATGTAATGCGTCAGATGGATGTGGAACCGTTCCAGGAGTTCTCTACTCTGGAAGAAGTTTTTGTGATGGAAAAAGATCCGGACTGGGAAATAAAGGAGTTGCTCGATGAAGAACCTTAG